The following coding sequences are from one Kogia breviceps isolate mKogBre1 chromosome X, mKogBre1 haplotype 1, whole genome shotgun sequence window:
- the ZFP92 gene encoding zinc finger protein 92 homolog isoform X1 → MGTTTGMQAGDGMKSKPMISKQKNCPEELARADLQGGNKGQVAGWSEETLEHRQKQAYCPQTAFSRGDPPREKGQGSSPGEEREIQRSGCRGRQDLVLRQQSSKGAEKQFLCHQCGKSFSRSSNLIKHRIIHSGEKPYECGECGKLFRRSFALLEHQRIHSGEKPYACGECGKTFTRSSNLIKHQIIHSGEKPYECGECGKLFRRSFALLEHQRIHSGERPYTCSVCSKAFSRSSNLIEHQRTHSGEKPYTCSQCPKAFKGISQLIHHQRIHSGEKPFECKECGKAFRGRSGLSQHQRVHSGEKPYECSECGKTFSRRSNLFKHQVVHSEERPYKCQDCRRVFCSGSVLMEHQRTHGSLQPGTCGHCGQASKGKPHLGQKPKTYHGRKLSEGSNSEKAPACLALWRATAEARPEDEKLRPDSAHATAPSAF, encoded by the exons ATGGGGACCACCACAGGGATGCAGGCAG GTGACGGGATGAAGAGCAAACCAATGATTTCAAAGCAGAAAAATTGTCCAGAAGAACTTGCACGGGCTGACCTTCAGGGTGGCAACAAGGGCCAGGTAGCCGGGTGGTCAGAGGAAACACTTGAGCACAGACAGAAACAGGCTTATTGTCCACAGACAGCTTTCAGCAGGGGTGACCCTCCCAGGGAGAAAGGCCAAGGCAGCTCTCCAGGTGAGGAAAGAGAGATACAGAGAAGTGGCTGCAGAGGTAGGCAGGATTTGGTTCTAAGGCAGCAGAGTTCCAAAGGCGCAGAGAAACAGTTCCTGTGTCATCAGTGTGGGAAATCCTTCAGCCGGAGCTCCAACCTCATCAAGCACCGGATCATCCACAGTGGCGAGAAGCCCTATGAGTGTGGCGAGTGCGGGAAACTCTTCCGGCGCAGCTTCGCGCTCCTGGAGCACCAGCGCATccacagcggtgagaagcccTATGCGTGCGGCGAGTGCGGGAAGACTTTCACGCGCAGCTCCAACCTCATCAAGCACCAGATCATCCACAGTGGTGAGAAGCCCTACGAGTGCGGCGAGTGCGGGAAACTCTTCCGGCGCAGCTTCGCGCTCCTTGAGCACCAGCGCATCCACAGCGGCGAGCGGCCCTACACGTGCAGCGTGTGCAGCAAGGCCTTCAGCAGGAGCTCCAACCTCATCGAGCACCAGCGCACACACAGCGGCGAGAAGCCCTACACGTGCAGCCAGTGCCCGAAAGCCTTCAAGGGCATCTCCCAGCTCATTCACCACCAGCGCATCCACAGTGGGGAGAAGCCATTTGAGTGCAAGGAGTGCGGGAAGGCCTTCCGGGGGCGCTCGGGCCTCAGCCAGCACCAGCGGGTGCACAGCGGCGAGAAGCCCTACGAGTGCAGTGAGTGCGGGAAGACCTTCAGCCGGCGATCCAACCTCTTCAAGCACCAGGTGGTGCACAGCGAGGAGAGACCCTACAAGTGTCAAGACTGCAGGAGGGTGTTCTGCAGCGGCTCCGTCCTCATGGAGCACCAGCGCACCCACGGCAGCCTGCAGCCCGGTACCTGCGGCCACTGCGGCCAGGCTTCCAAAGGGAAACCGCATCTCGGCCAGAAGCCGAAAACTTACCACGGAAGGAAGCTCTCGGAGGGGAGCAACTCAGAAAAGGCGCCGGCCTGCCTGGCCCTCTGGAGAGCCACTGCGGAGGCCCGCCCCGAGGACGAGAAACTCCGTCCAGACTCCGCCCATGCCACCGCCCCCAGTGCCTTCTGA
- the ZFP92 gene encoding zinc finger protein 92 homolog isoform X2: protein MAAMLLMARRKVPVSFEDVSVYFTKTEWKLLDLRQRMLYKRVMLENYHHLVSLGFSSSKPHLVSQLERGEGPWVADVHRMGTTTGMQAGDGMKSKPMISKQKNCPEELARADLQGGNKGQVAGWSEETLEHRQKQAYCPQTAFSRGDPPREKGQGSSPGEEREIQRSGCRGRQDLVLRQQSSKGAEKQFLCHQCGKSFSRSSNLIKHRIIHSGEKPYECGECGKLFRRSFALLEHQRIHSGEKPYACGECGKTFTRSSNLIKHQIIHSGEKPYECGECGKLFRRSFALLEHQRIHSGERPYTCSVCSKAFSRSSNLIEHQRTHSGEKPYTCSQCPKAFKGISQLIHHQRIHSGEKPFECKECGKAFRGRSGLSQHQRVHSGEKPYECSECGKTFSRRSNLFKHQVVHSEERPYKCQDCRRVFCSGSVLMEHQRTHGSLQPGTCGHCGQASKGKPHLGQKPKTYHGRKLSEGSNSEKAPACLALWRATAEARPEDEKLRPDSAHATAPSAF from the exons ATGGCAGCCATGCTCCTGATGGCCAGACGCAAG GTGCCAGTATCTTTTGAGGACGTGTCTGTGTACTTCACCAAGACAGAATGGAAGCTTCTGGATCTCAGACAAAGGATGCTCTACAAGCGAGTGATGCTGGAGAACTACCACCACTTGGTGTCACTGG GGTTTTCATCCTCCAAGCCTCATCTGGTCTCCCAGCTAGAGCGAGGAGAGGGGCCCTGGGTAGCAGACGTCCACAGGATGGGGACCACCACAGGGATGCAGGCAG GTGACGGGATGAAGAGCAAACCAATGATTTCAAAGCAGAAAAATTGTCCAGAAGAACTTGCACGGGCTGACCTTCAGGGTGGCAACAAGGGCCAGGTAGCCGGGTGGTCAGAGGAAACACTTGAGCACAGACAGAAACAGGCTTATTGTCCACAGACAGCTTTCAGCAGGGGTGACCCTCCCAGGGAGAAAGGCCAAGGCAGCTCTCCAGGTGAGGAAAGAGAGATACAGAGAAGTGGCTGCAGAGGTAGGCAGGATTTGGTTCTAAGGCAGCAGAGTTCCAAAGGCGCAGAGAAACAGTTCCTGTGTCATCAGTGTGGGAAATCCTTCAGCCGGAGCTCCAACCTCATCAAGCACCGGATCATCCACAGTGGCGAGAAGCCCTATGAGTGTGGCGAGTGCGGGAAACTCTTCCGGCGCAGCTTCGCGCTCCTGGAGCACCAGCGCATccacagcggtgagaagcccTATGCGTGCGGCGAGTGCGGGAAGACTTTCACGCGCAGCTCCAACCTCATCAAGCACCAGATCATCCACAGTGGTGAGAAGCCCTACGAGTGCGGCGAGTGCGGGAAACTCTTCCGGCGCAGCTTCGCGCTCCTTGAGCACCAGCGCATCCACAGCGGCGAGCGGCCCTACACGTGCAGCGTGTGCAGCAAGGCCTTCAGCAGGAGCTCCAACCTCATCGAGCACCAGCGCACACACAGCGGCGAGAAGCCCTACACGTGCAGCCAGTGCCCGAAAGCCTTCAAGGGCATCTCCCAGCTCATTCACCACCAGCGCATCCACAGTGGGGAGAAGCCATTTGAGTGCAAGGAGTGCGGGAAGGCCTTCCGGGGGCGCTCGGGCCTCAGCCAGCACCAGCGGGTGCACAGCGGCGAGAAGCCCTACGAGTGCAGTGAGTGCGGGAAGACCTTCAGCCGGCGATCCAACCTCTTCAAGCACCAGGTGGTGCACAGCGAGGAGAGACCCTACAAGTGTCAAGACTGCAGGAGGGTGTTCTGCAGCGGCTCCGTCCTCATGGAGCACCAGCGCACCCACGGCAGCCTGCAGCCCGGTACCTGCGGCCACTGCGGCCAGGCTTCCAAAGGGAAACCGCATCTCGGCCAGAAGCCGAAAACTTACCACGGAAGGAAGCTCTCGGAGGGGAGCAACTCAGAAAAGGCGCCGGCCTGCCTGGCCCTCTGGAGAGCCACTGCGGAGGCCCGCCCCGAGGACGAGAAACTCCGTCCAGACTCCGCCCATGCCACCGCCCCCAGTGCCTTCTGA
- the TREX2 gene encoding LOW QUALITY PROTEIN: three prime repair exonuclease 2 (The sequence of the model RefSeq protein was modified relative to this genomic sequence to represent the inferred CDS: inserted 4 bases in 3 codons): TQKTWNLGHGHSCGWPAPGTPISLALRFCACCLGSYRLHCPCENITTCKGPRAETFVFLDLEATGLASVDPEIAEISLFPVHRSWLENPERDESDAPALPQVPDKLTLCMSKEHPFTAKASEITDLSSEGLARCQEAGFDGALARTPQAFLSRQEGPLCLVAHNGFDYDFPLLCTEXCLDMLPAPRGLDRAHSHGTWAQGGKGYSPGSLFHRHFQAEXEGRVHTRLTVFLHRAAELLAFXWARVEPTYVPPDGPSLKA; encoded by the exons ACCCAGAAGACTTGGAACCTTGGCCACGGGCACAGCTGTGGGTGGCCAGCTCCAGGCACCCCCATCTCTTTGGCCCTCAGGTTTTGTGCCTGTTGTTTGGGCAGCTATAGGCTTCACTGTCCTTGTGAAAACATCACAACGTGCAAGGGACCCCGGGCTGAGACCTTCGTCTTCTTGGACCTGGAAGCCACCGGGCTCGCCAGCGTGGACCCCGAGATCGCCGAGATCTCCCTGTTTCCTGTCCACCGCTCCTGGCTGGAGAACCCCGAGCGCGATGAGTCTGACGCCCCGGCGCTGCCCCAGGTGCCGGACAAGCTCACGCTCTGCATGAGCAAGGAGCACCCCTTCACTGCCAAGGCCAGCGAGATCACCGACCTGAGCAGTGAGGGCCTGGCCAGGTGCCAGGAGGCTGGCTTTGATGGCGCTCTGGCGCGGACGCCACAGGCCTTCCTGAGCCGCCAGGAGGGCCCCTTGTGCCTCGTGGCCCACAACGGCTTCGATTATGACTTCCCCCTGCTGTGCACGGA CTGCCTAGATATGCTGCCGGCGCCGCGGGGCTTGGACCGTGCCCACAGCCATGGCACCTGGGCCCAGGGCGGCAAGGGTTACAGCCCGGGCAGCCTCTTCCACCGCCACTTCCAGGCGG CTGAGGGCCGCGTGCACACCCGGCTCACGGTCTTCCTGCACCGCGCCGCTGAGCTGCTCGCCT GCTGGGCCCGTGTCGAGCCCACGTACGTGCCACCCGACGGCCCGAGTCTCAAGGCCTGA